One Solanum lycopersicum chromosome 2, SLM_r2.1 genomic region harbors:
- the LOC101256938 gene encoding peptidyl-prolyl cis-trans isomerase CYP59-like gives MSVMIVTSLRDITVDLFTDECPLTCKNFLKLCKIKYYHNCIFHTIRKNFTIQTGDPTGTGSAGDSIYKFLYGSQARFFSDEIHPNLKHSQMGTVAMASRTGTSEKNLNASQFYITLRDDLDSLDGEHTVFGEITEGFDTLNRINEAYVDDKGKPYQNIRIKHTYILYDPSQLDDLIPDASPERNLKDEIDDDVRLEDDWMPKDEELGVREEKEAHSRAVILESVGDIPDAEMKPPENLLFVCKLNPSTEEEALYIIFSRFGTVTSAEIIRDHKTGNSHCYAFIEFEDKESCEQAYFTTDNTKIDDRRIRVDFSQSVAKLWPQLIDDLETK, from the coding sequence ATGTCTGTCATGATTGTGACAAGTTTAAGGGACATAACAGTTGATTTGTTTACGGATGAATGTCCTTTGACATgtaaaaattttcttaaattatgcaAGATAAAATACTATCATAATTGTATCTTTCATACCATTCGGAAGAATTTCACCATCCAGACAGGAGATCCAACTGGAACAGGATCCGCAGGGGATTCcatatacaaatttttatacGGGAGTCAGGCTCGTTTTTTTAGCGATGAGATTCATCCAAACTTGAAGCATTCACAGATGGGAACGGTTGCTATGGCTAGTCGCACTGGTACTAGTGAGAAGAATCTAAATGCTTCTCAGTTTTATATCACGTTACGTGATGATCTGGATTCTCTTGATGGAGAGCATACTGTTTTCGGAGAGATTACAGAAGGATTTGACACGTTAAATAGGATAAACGAAGCTTACGTGGATGACAAGGGCAAGCCTTATCAAAATATACGAATCAAACACACTTACATATTGTATGATCCTTCCCAGTTAGACGACTTGATTCCAGATGCTTCACCTGAAAGAAATTTGaaagatgagattgatgatgatgTTCGACTAGAGGATGATTGGATGCCAAAGGATGAGGAATTAGGGGTTCGTGAAGAGAAGGAAGCACACTCCCGAGCAGTAATACTTGAAAGTGTAGGAGACATTCCTGATGCTGAGATGAAACCCCCTGAGAATTTGCTCTTTGTTTGTAAATTAAATCCGTCAACTGAAGAGGAAGCACTATATATAATCTTCTCGCGGTTTGGAACCGTGACATCTGCTGAAATTATCAGAGATCACAAGACTGGGAATAGTCACTGTTATGCTTTCATCGAGTTTGAGGACAAGGAGTCCTGTGAGCAAGCATATTTTACGACGGATAATACTAAAATTGATGATCGAAGGATACGAGTTGATTTTAGTCAGAGTGTAGCAAAGTTATGGCCCCAATTGATAGACGACCTAGAAACCAAATAG